The following coding sequences lie in one Girardinichthys multiradiatus isolate DD_20200921_A chromosome 13, DD_fGirMul_XY1, whole genome shotgun sequence genomic window:
- the tnfa gene encoding tumor necrosis factor a (TNF superfamily, member 2) isoform X2, translating into MMESGQLSGKVTPRSNDEVQAFLAIIGDCNIQRQLDGATRNEKSEGLDEDSFDLHHALRQITNRRAAIHLEGEYDPTIRTSVKWMSQVDQSHSQGGLELKDNEILIPQNGLYFVYSQVSFRVSCSSRDADDITSMVHLSHTVKRWSSSFGSKGEQSYQTILHSVRTACQITASADPDSVGSWFSAVYMGAVFNLRRGDRLKTVMEEKMLENLEDESGKTFFGVFAL; encoded by the exons ATGATGGAGTCCGGACAGTTATCCGGAAAAGTCACCCCTAGGAGCAACGACGAGGTGCAAGCTTTTCTGGCGATCATAGGAGACTGCAATATTCAGCGGCAGCTGGATGGGGCGACAAGGAATGAAAAG AGCGAAGGACTGGATGAGGACAGCTTTG ATCTTCATCATGCATTGAGGCAAATTACAAACCGAAGGGCAGCAATTCATTTAGAAG GAGAATACGACCCCACCATAAGGACATCAGTGAAGTGGATGAGTCAAGTGGACCAGTCACACTCTCAAGGAGGTCTAGAACTCAAAGACAATGAGATTTTGATTCCTCAGAATGGCCTCTATTTTGTTTACAGCCAAGTGTCTTTCCGAGttagctgcagcagcagggatGCTGATGACATTACCTCCATGGTCCACCTGAGTCACACAGTGAAGCGCTGGTCCAGCTCATTTGGGAGTAAGGGAGAGCAATCCTATCAGACCATTCTGCACTCTGTTCGTACTGCCTGTCAGATTACAGCCAGTGCGGATCCAGATTCGGTTGGAAGCTGGTTCTCTGCAGTGTATATGGGAGCAGTATTTAATTTAAGGAGGGGGGACAGACTGAAGACCGTTATGGAAGAGAAAATGCTGGAGAATCTGGAGGACGAGTCAGGGAAGACTTTTTTTGGTGTGTTTGCTTTGTGA
- the tnfa gene encoding tumor necrosis factor a (TNF superfamily, member 2) isoform X1, which translates to MESEYKVMLDVNASIEAGDQSSSDVKKFQMSRLTMALTTFTLCLATVAALFLFSNARVKSEGLDEDSFDLHHALRQITNRRAAIHLEGEYDPTIRTSVKWMSQVDQSHSQGGLELKDNEILIPQNGLYFVYSQVSFRVSCSSRDADDITSMVHLSHTVKRWSSSFGSKGEQSYQTILHSVRTACQITASADPDSVGSWFSAVYMGAVFNLRRGDRLKTVMEEKMLENLEDESGKTFFGVFAL; encoded by the exons ATGGAAAGCGAATACAAGGTAATGCTGGATGTCAATGCGAGCATAGAAGCAGGTGATCAGTCATCCTCAGATGTCAAAAAATTTCAGATGTCAAGACTCACCATGGCCTTGACAACTTTCACTCTCTGCCTCGCTACTGTTGCTGCTCTTTTTCTCTTCTCCAATGCTCGTGTCAAG AGCGAAGGACTGGATGAGGACAGCTTTG ATCTTCATCATGCATTGAGGCAAATTACAAACCGAAGGGCAGCAATTCATTTAGAAG GAGAATACGACCCCACCATAAGGACATCAGTGAAGTGGATGAGTCAAGTGGACCAGTCACACTCTCAAGGAGGTCTAGAACTCAAAGACAATGAGATTTTGATTCCTCAGAATGGCCTCTATTTTGTTTACAGCCAAGTGTCTTTCCGAGttagctgcagcagcagggatGCTGATGACATTACCTCCATGGTCCACCTGAGTCACACAGTGAAGCGCTGGTCCAGCTCATTTGGGAGTAAGGGAGAGCAATCCTATCAGACCATTCTGCACTCTGTTCGTACTGCCTGTCAGATTACAGCCAGTGCGGATCCAGATTCGGTTGGAAGCTGGTTCTCTGCAGTGTATATGGGAGCAGTATTTAATTTAAGGAGGGGGGACAGACTGAAGACCGTTATGGAAGAGAAAATGCTGGAGAATCTGGAGGACGAGTCAGGGAAGACTTTTTTTGGTGTGTTTGCTTTGTGA